ATTCTGAAATGAGCCGTCAAAGATGGGCCACAGTTACACTCTTCCAGACGGCGTCAGAGAAAAACCAAGAGACACACTGAAGAAACGGAGAAGAAGGGGaatgggagggggaggagagggggagacttggggggtggggggggggttgactaCGTACATGTTCATATTTTCGTCGGTAACTGATACTGTTATTGTATGTGAGAACATTTCAGTACAGTATGCATTAAACAAGTAGGTACTacttcaaatgtgtttgtgtgtgtatgcacgtgtggtatgtgtgtgtgtgtgtgtgtgtgtgtttgtgtgtgccccTGTGGACCGTGTGAAGTGTGAAAACAGACTTTGTCCACCCAGCTGTGTCCTGCAGAGATTTATGGGAGACAACTCTCCTACAGAGAGttgcatttcacacacattccTATCCCTCActccaaaaaagagaaaaacactccaTGCATTTGtgcgagtgtgagagtgtgtttctttgtgcACACAGACCGAGAAAACTGATTCTTGCAGTCCTCTGTCAAATCATATCCATGATTTATTCAGCAGAAGACATGTATTCAATAAACGAGAGTCCCCAGTCCACCCAAAGAGCTTTTGTAAGGCAAAGCTAAATGTTTACAGCACCGCACTAAAGACAGTGATAACTGTTTAAAGTTTTAGCTTAGAGTAGGAGACTGACCTGTAAATAGAGATGTTCTCTATCACATGATTGGACAATCTGTCGTACAGGACAATTCCCTGAGGAGACACTTGTAATGCCACTTTGGAGAGTTTCTTTCCACTGGCTTTagcctgatttaaaaaaaaaaaacaggtgagggagagagggagagaaaaaaaaaagagagagagagagagagagacagagagagagagaaagtgagtgagtatgtcttagagagtgagtgagtttgagtAAGAGAACACGTTGgtaattcaaaaataaataaacaaatagtgTCCCCCATAGCTGCAGCATAATGTAAGTTGACAGAAAAGCAGTCTGGGCTAAAGGAGGGGGAGAAGTGAGCGGACGGACAGCGGCTACACACTCACCGTGGCGACGATTCTTTTGACAGCTGCAGCAGACAGCTCCTCACCCTTGGGCTGATCCACCAAGGTCATACCCAGGTGCCTAAGGTTAAAGATCATGCCCTCTAGGAGGGTCTCCCTCGTGTCAGTCCAGTTCTCTGGAAGTTCTGTGGAGGAAAAACAAGGGCATGCGGAGGGGTCAGATGTCGTAAAGTCAAAGGGTCAACATCCTGCtggggggcggggagggggggggggggcaggacaAAAACAGACCGGTAGAGACGTCCATGCTTCTCtgtttacataaacatataGGCCAGGGGTgggagcgagaaaaaaaaatatatacatatatactttgAAAGAGTGCAAATATTTGCTGAACTAAAAGGCACTTTACAGTTTACCATGTATGAGAGCAACAGATTGTGctcctgtttttgcttttccgAAAAGCAGCCGAAGCgatatttgaagaaaaacaaacattggtAATATCAACACCGGGTCTGAAGCGTACTTTCTCGGACGGGGTTTCAGCAGCGAAAACAAATCGGCAGGAACACATCTCCAAGGACGAGATCTCTGACTTATCTCAGCGCCGGCCCACGACCTCACCCTGAACCAGCAAAACTGTGTTTATGAGATTTTGTGTGGTGATCTGTGGTGGAATGCACCCGGTGCCCTCAGTGCTTTGATAAGTATCATAACAAACTACAGTTCAACTCCCTTCTTCCCAAGGGGCCAGAGAGACTCGCATAGATTTCCCCTTGTTATTCtcattcctcctctttcttggctcctctttgttttgggtttttttttttttttttggttaaatgatttttttttttttttttttggaacaaacgAAGAGGACAAACGCAGACGACCTTTTTAGCCGAGCGTGTCGTCACGGAAACACGGAGAGGATGATTGCGCGCGTTGAGCTTCTGGTTCATTATCGCGATTCCGATATTTGGGAACGCGAATGGGCCGAGGTTTGGCACAAAGCGAAGGATGCACGCAGGACAGACACGCgcaggacagacacaggcagGACAGACACGCGCAGGACAGACACGCGCAGGACAGACACGCGCAGGACAGACACGCGCAGGACAGACACACGCGGAGAGACGAAGCGGAAACAGGCTCGATACACAATAAAGAGCGCGgctttaaaacaaagacacgGCTCGGTACTCTCAGGAACTCAAAGAGTTTGCAAAGCGCTGAATGTTACCAAAGGgttatatatacacagataaCAGTGGGATAATGAATGAGACAGAGGTGAACATGATGATCATTCCATGAACCAATCAGAGTGGCGATTGGTAAGCTGGCCACGCCgaactctgattggctggtacAGAGTGAGGGAGCGATGGAGGTATATTGAACAAGGCCAGTGTTGCACAGTAATATGAAAAGCTGAGAAGACTGCCAATACCCATACAACTACAGACCACTCCACCACAAGGGGAAAATCATACGCTCAAGTTTGTACCATGGGGGTTGTGATGCTGGAAGGCCACTGCTGATGTGTAACTGGAATATCACAGAAAGACTACATTTGGTTTTGAGTGAATGCTGTGGTGTATATTGCATGAAAAGCTTGTCAGGGAAGATGACGGTGCGAACTAGGTGAGATGAAGCATTAACTCATGGATGAAGAACAGACAGTTATGTGGCGTAACTCTGAAACATGTGGCTGACATCACACAGCCAGAGCTTATTTCAGTCACATGACTTAGCACAAAGCTGCATGTTATTAGGACTGAAGAGAGCTGGACAACTACtgttgactctgtgtctgtcgcCCACAGGAaattcctctcttcctcttcattttgTCTGGGTTAAAATACACACTcgcacatgttcacacacacacacacgcacacacgcacacacagacacacagagctcttGCTGAGAATCATATTTCCTGTTAAGGTCATGAGAGTTATTACCTGGTATTCCCTCTGCCACTCAATTCCCTTTGGCAGAGGGAACTATTCCACACTAATGCAGAAAATCTCAAAAGTGACAGCTTGGGAATCAATGAAAAATggtctaaaataaaaaacaactgcACGGTCCCCATGGTAAACAATGAACAGGAAAttgtgggtttttgttgttgttgttgttgttgtttcactgtttttaatcTTCATTTTAAAGCCATTCTCAGACCAActcatacacattttaaaaataaaaccgtGACGATAAACACAGCAATCTTGGCAAACTAAATATTATCATCTTCTTGCGACAGGCACACTTTTTCAGACTTTATGATTCCGTACCATCTCTTGACATGTTATTATGAATAATTGTAAGGGGTGAAATTGCAAGGCAGATGTAACCattgagagagacaaagacttGGGGCAGAAGAGATTGTGAGATTAAATATGAGAGATTACACTACAGAACCCCTAGCCTACAGAAACAGGCCACAGTGATGTCAAAATTAAGAGAAAAGACCTGTATTTCTGAATTTTCCTCAACCTCCTGTTCCACAAATCATATACCTAACCTAGAGCTTATTGGCATTGATCCTACGAACACAGACATACGTCTGGAAGACATTTCTCGGTCCATAAACACGAAGAAAGCGTGTGATACCGCAGGCAATCAACAGGCTATTTCTAACAGATTTAAGAGATGCTCTCGAGGGCATTtaatcaccatggaaacctcGTTAGAAATCTCTTTGCGTTAATGATGCCCCCTAAGAGACAAGGTAGGGCTGTCTCCACAACCTGTCAACCAATGCTCTAGAAAGTTCCAAAACAGGttcaaatcacacaaaaaattAAACCTTGTTTTTGACAACGCAGGGGGCTTGAGGTCATCCGAGACAGCGCCCAACCCcgccctctcacacacacctcttggACTGTGAGTAAGTAAATACCACACAATCAAACGTGAAGAAAATCAGTGCACTGAAGAAAAACACGATACGGTACTGAGATGGGGTGACGGTCAACATGAATGTTTTTCCAGCACTCACAGTACAAGCtaccatgaaaacaaacaagtttcCAGTGTCCTCTTTGGAGCTTGCTATAGAGTTTATTTTGACTTTGTGAGGCGTGTCGACCAAACTAAAAGGAGTGCTCCTGTTTGTTTAAACGATGagatgttttctcaaaaaaattTCCCTCAACCCTGTCATCCCTCAAAACgagcaaacactgaaacaacattTGACATAACCACTTTAACAGCACATGGAAACCCTCGGAAATCTGAGGAACGGCACAAACGACCAACGCAAAGTCTACCCCAGCACCCAAACTCAACGGCCACAATTATTCCGAATGCGTGTCCGTCGACATTTCTGAGACATGAAACATGCACTGCCGAAACGCTGAATGGTCTTTTATAAAATGAAGCTTTTAGGAAAGGCTCAACAGCTGCAGGTTGCATACTGGCAGCGACTAAGGCCTGTCCACATCAGTAAGCCTGCCTCTTTAGTATGTGTGGGGCATAGACACAGCAGAGATCCACAGGAGCCAGCTATAAATCTAACCTCTataaaacaccataaaaaaGGCTACTCTAGTCACTCTTCATTATAATGCTCCCATGCCTGCTACAGGCCACGCAGTTTCTCTTGTCCAATGTGCGAAATCACCAGACTGGAAGGACACTTTCTTCCCATTTTGATGGGACGTGATAATAAGATGGTTACTAAGTGGCCCAGGAGACGGGATAGAACATCGTTTCGAATTACAGCAAGGTCAGATCACTCACGTTCTCAGTAGGGACTGAAAAGGTTTGACTAAAATAAGTAATACGATGTAATGGCATActaggtcaaaaaaaaaaaaaaaaatcaaaaatggtGACCAGACAGAGTCAACAAAAGTTACTTAAGTACCTaaaaaatggtgtgtgtgtgtgtgtgtgtgtgtgtgtgtgtatgtaggagTAAGGAGTTAACAAAAGCCAGGATTACCTCCAAAAGTAGGTCAGGAGATCAACTAAAGAATGTTGAATAATGACAAATGGACGTGGTATACTGGCTGGAAATCACCTAACAAAATATGTAGCGAGGTTAGTTTAAGAAAGTTATCGGGAACATTGCCTTTCTTTTAAAGGCTTTCCTCAGAAAGCCTTGGGCATGAACTAACAGCGCATGAACTTGAACATGATCCTCAACTTGGTTGCCTGGCTTGTTCCTGTTGCTATGGCTATGGAGATAAGTTCTTGGTCACTATACAGCTACTGCAGGGTCAAGTGAGATTTAAGAAAACAGGGCACAGGAAcgacaagagagagagcgtgcgtggcacaaataaaacactgtaaGTCCAATGGACTCTGAATGCGGGCTTTCTGTAGTACCTGGTGGGGAGCAGCAGTTGGACAACTGAACAGAACCTTCGGTTAAGCGCTTCAGAACTCCAGCGCTCAAACTTTTGTATTGGTACTAGCTTTTCATACGTGACATTCAGAATCACAGGCAAATCAATGttgaaagcattttaaaattaaaaaatgagctATACGCAAAGAGAAAAGTGTGGATACAGGCGTAtaagttttatttcaaatggAAAATCCATTTTCTATTTGTTCCTGTTACGGAAGATGTTTCTTAAAAGGACGAATATCGTATAGACAGATTGATATTTCAGTGATTCAGGTGTTGTTTACCAAATAACGCTGGGGTAATTATTCAAGAATGTGAAACACTAACTTGTCTTGGCTACATGAGCCcacttttttaaaagtttaacgTTAATTCCAGGTTGAATCCACGAGTAGCGCTGTCGGACAAAAATGCATGTATATTGACAACGGATTGTAAACACATTCTGGCACTGGACACTAAGACCCGCTATTTCTGTTAATAAGGGAACAAACGTCGTAAGCATGCTATACAAACGTTACAGAACTAAGTTTGCTTACTTTTTTGATTTGCTTGGTTGAATAAAAAGACGTGGCATCAAAATAATGTAAACATGGCAACCAAAATTAAATCGAACTACTAGCAAAAATACTTACTTTTGTGTTTTCCAGCACTCCATGACTGTCTGGCGAGACTTGGGCTCCGAATAATCGCCCGTCTTGCTGACTTAAGAACATCCATGTCGAAATCTTCAATAAGGTTGAAAATGAGACACGTCTTCGCTCAGCGCTCACCACTAATGTTTCATATGCTTTCCATAAATTTGTTCGTGTCCCGACTCTGATCTCTGTGGGAATTCCTATCTCAACCTCCGTTTGGGCGGAGCTatatctgtcaatcaaacaacCGTTCACGCAATGCCGGCTACCTGTAAGTAAAATCTGAAtttgacacagacaacacagtaGGAAACTTCCAGTTTTGATATgatacaagttctctctcaaATTCCCGTAATTATAAAATATCTCAACGCAGCGAAAAAAATAGGTAAAATGTTTGAGGTTGAGCCATGCAACTCCTATCGCCGCCATGTGGCCACAAAAGTTGCAGCACGTGTAATCTTAACTTTTCATTGGTAGCATTAACACACACGACAGTACTCAAGATACACATAGTTAAATACATTAGTGAATCCACGTCATTCTTACCTTAAGAATTTGTGAATGCCACTGAATTTGATATTCTGTAAAGGCATATTTTTCATCTCAATTCAAACTATTCCAGGCTAACtaagacacacgcacatgcatgcatattcTTACCTTTAAATTGCTTGCAATGTATTTCAATTTTGAGTTCACTGAGTTCATTGCCTATGGCAATGTATCTTAAGTAGTAACAAAGCGGACGAGaaacaaagttaaacaaaaccttttttttttctttactctccACAAAGTTTACCAAAAGAACCAATAACCCAACACAACGCCATTGCAATCCACAGAAATACTTTTCCAAAGgtaggccaaaaaaaaaagaaaaaaaaaaagaagaagaaaaaaaaaaagaaagaaaacaaaacacaacatggtCAATGCTCAGGGTAACAGTAAAGATAAATTTAACACTTCACAAAACCATCCCTGCTGGAGAACAAGATCTAAATGCGCACGTCTGCTTGTTACATGATGCAAACTGAAGAGCAGCcactgaagagaaagaagagaaagagacaactAGCTTTAAACTGGGttgaattaaagaaaacagaagaggtCACCATTGCCACTGCTCTGACGGcacttatgaaaaaaaaaagaaaaagaaaaaaaaaagatacatgtTCTAATGCTTTTTGCTTACAAATACGTCACATTAATTTCAATAAATATCAATGGTGGGGAGccccaaaaaaatgaacagacaaaaaaaaaaaaaaaaaaaaacctgcacttGGCACttatgactgaaataaaaacattcagcggaaaatattttacaatgtCGTAAACAAGTAAATGCCAACTTTTGCAGCATGATGAGGAGATTGTGGTGGGCCACTGACAACTGGCAGAGAAAACGaaactctctctccactcattgCACGACATCCATCTTTTTTCCCTTATAAAAATGACACATGGCAACATCAGGTGGCCAAATTTAAACACTATgtactgaaaatgtcaaatgctCATGCTATTAGTACTTATCCAATTactgacacatttttattgCGGGGAAACATCAAATAGGAGgagtttgtttgtatgtgtatgtatgagtgtgtgtgtgtgtgtgtttgtgtgttttaacaaaAGGTATCTCAAGGCACTGTGTAACAGGACAACTGGAAATATCAGTTACCTAAGACATCAGCATGAtcagcattttttgtttttcatcaacTAAATCCTAATCAATTTGGTCCAGTAATAAAGACTTACATTTACAAGAAAGTGACATTCCCAAATATGGATGCAGGGTTTTGTAAATGAATACCACTGAGATCTGTTCTTTCTAAACTACAGTATGTGTTTTTCAAACGTCGGGGGGCAAGAGACGTGTTGGGGGTGAGGAGGATCTCAAAAGGTaaatttcatatatatataaaaaaaaagagttgcaaaacatgttttctccatctgcaataaaatgcatttctttcaAAGAGAAACATACAATACTATGGTCATAAATTGACAGAAATGAGCTCATTCAGACAGTCAATCGCAGCTTCAATTtcaaatactctttttttttttcatcgtaaTGACAGAACCAAAGCATCAATTATAAcatatgtggtttttttttttgtttgtttttttttttcttttacattcatAGAACTCACAGATGGGACTGTTTTACTatgcaagtttaaaaaaaacaaaaaaaaaaaaaacaacaaaaaacaaaagagagacatGCCACCATCTCAGGTGCCTAAAATCCTTGCATGACACaaaagtgaagagagaggtgCCAATCCGACTGGTCTTAACAAAGACCCTCCccaaaacaagggaaaaaaaaacaaacaaacaaaaaaaaaaccaacaggcTATTAATACGTCAACCGAGAGAAGATTTCACACtgagctttttttgtttctttttttctttttttttttaaacacattaataaaaacaaacagggcaATCCCAGTCAATATGAcgtcccttttttttgttatcttttcctttgtgttttatcaacaacaaataaagtcaTACTATTTACTGCTCGATAAGAGGGagcttaaagaaaaaaaaaagaaaagagaaaaaaaaaccaaaaaaaaaaaaaccactcccTCGTCGTccgcaggtacacacactgaacttggccaaatgaagtgaatgaaatggagggagagacagagagcaggatgtGAGCATTCACTTTTTGAGCGGTTGGTAGACGGAGGCGTTGGGGTCCAGGCTGGAGGGACTGGTGTCCATGAATTTGGAGGAGTAGTGCGGGGTAACGGGGGCCATGGTGTTGGCATCGGTGGAGTAGGCAATGCTGGGCATGACTGCCATGACCTCGGCTATCTTCTGCTTCAGCTCCTTAATCTCCTGCTCCTTCTGCAGGATCTGACCTGCTCAGAGGAACgcaaagcacacagacacacacagacggttAGAAATACGAGACAGTTTCACTTTTGCCATGAAGAGCAGGCACATGTGTGAGAAAGATGTACACTGAGAGCTCCTTTATATGAGTGACagatgagaatgaatgagagagagagagagagagagagagagagtgagtgaatgaactgaaatgaaagggaaagggaaagaaagaatatgACTCAGTCAGCATGACTCCTGTGGTACGAGGCTCTGTTAGAGCATGTTGTGGTGTAGCGGAGAGAGAAGCGGACCTTGGGCAATCTCAAGCTGCCTCTTGGCATCTCCCAGTGCAGAGAAGAGGTCCAGCTTGATCCGGGTCTCAGCACTGAGGCTGTTCTCCAGGTGCTGGGTTTTATCCTGCATGGCTGACAACGCTGACATCAGAACCTCTGTGTCCTTCTCATTCTCCTTATATTTACGCAACTCCTgcaacacaaacagaggaggggaagagggagaTAAGAACCCAAATCAAGGCGTACTGTGgtaaaaacatttacagcagAGCAGCATTTAGCAGTGTCTTACCTATAAATGCTTAAGGAAACAAGACGAAAAAGACCTCCTTAAAGAGTAAGATTCCATAACTGGACGGCGTTTTTCCAAAGGTGTTTGGAATTCCTTATAAAACTCAGATAATGAGTGTGGTGAATTGGCAGCGCGCCCATGCAGGGACTCACCTGCGCTTTGACCTCCAGCTCTCGGATCTGCTCCTCTTTAAGCTTCATGTCGATGGTAAGCTTTTTGCACTCTGACTCCAGCTCTCTTATACGTCCTCTAAGAGAGTCTGTGCACTCTCCTCTacagggtgacagagagagagagaaaaaaaaaagttcatctaTTTACAGACACATACGTATGAAGTTCACTGGCAAGCTCCTCTGTATCCACtcctctgtgtgcctctgtgaaCGGTTTGATTTTGTAATGAGCAGTAACAGCAAGTGCTGCTGTGAGGGAAGTCTTGCAATTTTGTGTAAAACTACAGCTATGATGTGTCATGTTTGTGGTTTCAGATGTGGTTACGATAACAGCAATTTAGCTCGAATGTGCAGCCTCCATTTGCTTCCTCATCTGTGAGAAactgtgactctgtctgtctgtctgtctgtctgtgtgtgtgtgtgtgtgtggtttaccTGGAGGCTGCGGCTAGAGCGACGGCACGCGCTGCTGTGGCCTCctccatcttcttcctcttcttctcgtCGGCCAGCTGTTTCTCCGCAGCTGCTCTGGCCTCCTGCTCTGCCTTCAGACGCTTCTCCAGCTGAACTATTGTTTGCTTGTCCTTCTGCTTGGCCTGCACAGCGTTGTGAAGCCTGACAGACACGTACGTAAAAAAACAAAGCGTGcgaaacacacaacaaaacaagtgACCCAAACGAGAGCACACAGCCAAATTTCAATTCATACGCAAAGCTTAGCTTTCGGTAGAGCGACTCCGCATGCGCTCGTGAGGCCTCGAGATGgacattgtgagtgtgtgagactgtgggGTTTCCTCACTTGTTCTGCAGCAGTTCGTTCTCCTGGCGGAGCTGGCCCAGCTCTGAGCGCATGCTTCTCTCCGCGCTGCTGAGAGAGCTGATCTGACTGCGCAGGTCCTGCTCCACCTGACGGCTGGCCTGCAGGTCTGCCTTCAGCTTCTTTATGTCCTGCTCCAGCctgaggcagacagagagagagagaaagacacagaaaagaaaaagaaagtttacTGCGCTGAAACACAGTATGGCCAGAGAGCAGAGGGCGCACTGCAGTCGAAATTTTGCTCATCTCAAACTAAGTCTGGAGGAGATTTGAGGTATCAGAATAAAAGACTTAGGAACCAGGAGGGCTCTTACCGCACTAATGCGTCCGGCTTACTGAGCTGGTTATTGGGTATACAGTTTTCCATGAGATCTCTGTGGAGTGCAGGGTTTTTCCCTGCGCTCTTCTGCTTCTTTTCGTTCTTATTGGATGATGAGGAcgtggaagaggaagagggcaCGCTGCCATTGGTGGAGCTGTGACTGCGAGGCGAGGAGTTTTTGTAGTTTTTGGAGGAGGCGGGTCCTACGGCTCCACTGCCCGCCTCCTCTTTGAGGAGAAGGTTCTCAGCGCTGCCACCTAACTCGTTGTTCAGTCTCTTACTGTTCAGGTGATTTTCCATATATTCAATTTCCTGCAGTTTAGAGTCCACAGTCTGTaagatgttgttgtttattcctatgctgtgctgttttttgGCCTCTTTATCCTTGCCACTTTCCTTAGCCTTATCTCTATACTCCAGCTCAGGCAGAGAGATGGGTAGTTTCTTGGTGGCCGGAGTGCCGTTCTGTGCCACAAGTGTTGAGTCTGCCTCGGACAGGCTTTTGGCTGGGGCTGCTGCAGAACAGTGAGGCAAAACGGAAATGAAAGACATCGTAAAGGGgtcagagtgaaagaaaaaaacctgctAACCATGCAGCTACCAAACAGTATGCTCCATCTAAAaactgtccccccccccccccacttgtTATGTTGCCCTCGGCgagcaaaaggaaaatgtgtATGCTTTGCAGCCTATTACTGGTTTTGTGGTCCAACCACAAAAGGTGGAGGGACATCTGATGGCAAGATAAAACCTCT
This sequence is a window from Chanos chanos chromosome 12, fChaCha1.1, whole genome shotgun sequence. Protein-coding genes within it:
- the maco1a gene encoding macoilin-1 isoform X3 → MKRRNADCSKLRRPLKRNRITEGIHSSTFLYLKFLVVWALVLLADFVLEFRFEYLWPFWLFIRSVYDSFRYQGLAFSVFFVCVAFTSDIICLLFIPVQWLFFAASTYVWVQYVWHTERGVCLPTVSLWILFVYIEAAIRFKDLKNFHVDLCRPFAAHWLEQDIKKLKADLQASRQVEQDLRSQISSLSSAERSMRSELGQLRQENELLQNKLHNAVQAKQKDKQTIVQLEKRLKAEQEARAAAEKQLADEKKRKKMEEATAARAVALAAASRGECTDSLRGRIRELESECKKLTIDMKLKEEQIRELEVKAQELRKYKENEKDTEVLMSALSAMQDKTQHLENSLSAETRIKLDLFSALGDAKRQLEIAQGQILQKEQEIKELKQKIAEVMAVMPSIAYSTDANTMAPVTPHYSSKFMDTSPSSLDPNASVYQPLKK
- the maco1a gene encoding macoilin-1 isoform X2, whose product is MKRRNADCSKLRRPLKRNRITEGIHSSTFLYLKFLVVWALVLLADFVLEFRFEYLWPFWLFIRSVYDSFRYQGLAFSVFFVCVAFTSDIICLLFIPVQWLFFAASTYVWVQYVWHTERGVCLPTVSLWILFVYIEAAIRFKDLKNFHVDLCRPFAAHCIGYPVVTLGFGFKSYVSYKMRLRKQKEVQKENEFYMQLLQQALPPEQQMLQRQEREAEEAPAKSLSEADSTLVAQNGTPATKKLPISLPELEYRDKAKESGKDKEAKKQHSIGINNNILQTVDSKLQEIEYMENHLNSKRLNNELGGSAENLLLKEEAGSGAVGPASSKNYKNSSPRSHSSTNGSVPSSSSTSSSSNKNEKKQKSAGKNPALHRDLMENCIPNNQLSKPDALVRLEQDIKKLKADLQASRQVEQDLRSQISSLSSAERSMRSELGQLRQENELLQNKLHNAVQAKQKDKQTIVQLEKRLKAEQEARAAAEKQLADEKKRKKMEEATAARAVALAAASRGECTDSLRGRIRELESECKKLTIDMKLKEEQIRELEVKAQELRKYKENEKDTEVLMSALSAMQDKTQHLENSLSAETRIKLDLFSALGDAKRQLEIAQGQILQKEQEIKELKQKIAEVMAVMPSIAYSTDANTMAPVTPHYSSKFMDTSPSSLDPNASVYQPLKK
- the maco1a gene encoding macoilin-1 isoform X1, translating into MKRRNADCSKLRRPLKRNRITEGIHSSTFLYLKFLVVWALVLLADFVLEFRFEYLWPFWLFIRSVYDSFRYQGLAFSVFFVCVAFTSDIICLLFIPVQWLFFAASTYVWVQYVWHTERGVCLPTVSLWILFVYIEAAIRFKDLKNFHVDLCRPFAAHCIGYPVVTLGFGFKSYVSYKMRLRKQKEVQKENEFYMQLLQQALPPEQQMLQRQEREAEEAAPAKSLSEADSTLVAQNGTPATKKLPISLPELEYRDKAKESGKDKEAKKQHSIGINNNILQTVDSKLQEIEYMENHLNSKRLNNELGGSAENLLLKEEAGSGAVGPASSKNYKNSSPRSHSSTNGSVPSSSSTSSSSNKNEKKQKSAGKNPALHRDLMENCIPNNQLSKPDALVRLEQDIKKLKADLQASRQVEQDLRSQISSLSSAERSMRSELGQLRQENELLQNKLHNAVQAKQKDKQTIVQLEKRLKAEQEARAAAEKQLADEKKRKKMEEATAARAVALAAASRGECTDSLRGRIRELESECKKLTIDMKLKEEQIRELEVKAQELRKYKENEKDTEVLMSALSAMQDKTQHLENSLSAETRIKLDLFSALGDAKRQLEIAQGQILQKEQEIKELKQKIAEVMAVMPSIAYSTDANTMAPVTPHYSSKFMDTSPSSLDPNASVYQPLKK